From Aspergillus fumigatus Af293 chromosome 5, whole genome shotgun sequence, a single genomic window includes:
- a CDS encoding EBP2 family rRNA-processing protein, which yields MPKRSKLLQALDAHKGRDYDAEKQRKLVKAAEKRKATKKTNSGDGENKEEGTVETNGKAQSENLKSKKRNDSEDEVGSSDNADGESDKEATVEAEDSEEDEIDEEEEGEEEEEEEEEDIPLSDLSEDEREDVVPHQRLTINNSAAINTSIKRISFITSQTPFSEHNSLVSKEPIEVPDPNDDLNRELAFYKVCQAAASEARRLLKKEGVPFTRPGDYFAEMVKTDEHMSKIKKKLYDEAAAKKAAAEARKQRDLKKFGKQVQVAKLQQRQKEKRETLEKINELKKKRKADKSGITDKDNDLFDIAIEDSGKSNSRKRSRGNESGGPSLKRQKKNEKYGFGGKKRHAKSGDAISSGDLRNFSVKKMKGGSKRPGKSKRAAAKGRS from the exons ATGCCTAAACGCAGCAAGTTGCTCCAGGCTCTGGATGCCCACAAGGGCCGAGACTACGATGcagagaagcagagaaaatTAGTCAAGGCcgcagagaagagaaaagcgaCAAAGAAGACGAATTCAGGAGATGGTGAGAATAAGGAAGAGGGTACTGTTGAAACAAATGGCAAG GCTCAATCGGAGAATTTGAAATCCAAGAAGCGCAACGATTCTGAAGATGAAGTCGGATCAAGCGACAATGCGGATGGAGAGTCGGATAAAGAGGCTACCGTAGAAGCGGAAgacagcgaggaagatgaaattgacgaggaggaggagggagaagaagaagaagaagaagaagaagaagacattcCTCTATCCGACTTGTCCGAAGACGAAAGAGAGGATGTGGTTCCTCACCAGCGCCTCACGATCAATAACTCTGCTGCTATCAACACATCTATTAAACGCATTTCGTTCATCACCTCCCAGACGCCGTTTTCAGAGCACAATTCGCTAGTCTCGAAAGAGCCGATCGAAGTCCCCGACCCCAACGACGACCTGAACCGCGAGCTGGCTTTCTACAAGGTTTGCCAGGCTGCCGCTTCAGAGGCACGCCGcctgttgaagaaggagggtgtTCCGTTCACTCGGCCCGGCGACTATTTTGCGGAGATGGTCAAGACCGATGAGCACATGAGCAAgataaagaagaagctttACGACGAAGCTGCTGCCAAGAAGGCTGCCGCGGAAGCTCGCAAGCAGCGGGATCTGAAGAAGTTCGGAAAGCAGGTTCAAGTTGCCAAGTTGCAACAGAgacagaaggagaagcgcGAGACacttgagaagatcaatgagctgaagaaga AGCGCAAGGCTGATAAGTCTGGCATTACGGACAAGGATAACGATCTATTCGATATTGCCATCGAAGACTCTGGCAAATCCAACAGCCGCAAGCGCAGTCGCGGCAATGAGAGCGGCGGACCCTCACTGaagcgccagaagaagaatgaaaaaTACGGCTTCGGTGGTAAGAAACGGCACGCCAAGAGTGGTGACGCTATCTCTAGCGGAGACCTGCGTAACTTCTCAGTCAAGAAGATGAAAGGTGGCTCCAAGAGACCTGGGAAAAGTAAGAGAGCGGCGGCAAAGGGCAGGTCCTAA
- a CDS encoding ribonucleotide-diphosphate reductase subunit RNR2, which produces MAAQVTPSKQAASSLENLKMSDSPVKKLNFGVVGKENAPSSTALTDAPTEKIAEKPTEASKVAQSIKELEANEPLLQENPHRFVLFPIKYHEIWQMYKKAEASFWTAEEIDLSKDLHDWNNRLNDDERYFISHVLAFFAASDGIVNENLLERFSNEVQVPEARCFYGFQIMIENIHSETYSLLIDTYIKEPKQRTYLFDAIDTIPCIRKKAQWAMRWISDKESTFAQRLVAFAAVEGIFFSGSFASIFWLKKRGLMPGLTFSNELISRDEGLHTDFACLLFSHLNHRPDKKVIEDIIVEAVAIEQEFLTDALPVALLGMNSKLMCQYIEFVADRLLVALGNKKYFNSPNPFDFMESISLAGKTNFFEKRVGDYQKAGVMASTKKDASQDTAKDANDGGLCFDEDF; this is translated from the exons ATGGCTGCGCAAGTTACTCCTTCCAAGCAG GCTGCATCCTCTCTCGAGAATCTCAAAATGAGCGACTCACctgtgaagaagctcaatttcGGAGTTGTGGGCAAGGAAAACGCGCCGTCGTCCACAGCCCTCACCGACGCGCCCACCGAAAAGATTGCGGAAAAGCCTACGGAAGCTTCCAAAGTTGCTCAAAGTATCAAGGAACTCGAGGCAAATGAACCATTGCTTCAAGAGAACCCTCATCGCTTCGTTCTTTTCCCAATCAAGTATCACGAG ATTTGGCAAATGTACAAGAAAGCCGAAGCTTCCTTCTGGaccgccgaggagattgatCTCTCCAAAGATCTGCACGACTGGAACAACCGTCTGAATGACGATGAGCGTTATTTCATCTCTCATGtccttgccttcttcgcTGCCTCTGACGGAATCGTTAATGAGAACTTGTTGGAGCGCTTCAGCAATGAGGTGCAGGTGCCTGAGGCTCGATGCTTCTACGGCTTCCAGATCATGATTGAGAACATTCATTCGGAGACATACTCCCTGCTGATTGATACATACATCAAGGAGCCTAAGCAGCGGACCTACCTCTTTGACGCAATTGATACAA TTCCTTGTATCAGGAAGAAGGCCCAGTGGGCCATGAGATGGATTTCTGATAAGGAATCTACTTTCGCTCAGCGCCTTGTGGCCTTCGCCGCTGTGGAGGGAATCTTTTTCTCTGGATCTTTTGCTTCCATCttctggctgaagaagcgtGGCTTGATGCCTGGTCTCACTTTCTCCAACGAGCTCATCTCTCGTGACGAGGGACTGCACACAGACTTTGCTTgccttctcttttctcacTTGAACCATCGCCCCGACAAGAAGGTTATTGAGGATATTATCGTTGAGGCTGTGGCCATTGAACAGGAGTTCTTGACAGACGCTCTTCCTGTTGCTCTCCTGGGCATGAACTCTAAGCTAATGTGCCAGTATATTGAGTTCGTTGCTGATCGGCTGTTGGTTGCTCTTGGAAACAAGAAGTACTTCAACTCTCCCAACCCCTTCGACTTCATGGAAAGTATCTCGCTTGCAGGAAAGACGAACTTCTTTGAGAAGCGTGTTGGTGACTACCAGAAGGCCGGTGTCATGGCAAGCACCAAGAAGGATGCCAGCCAGGACACTGCAAAGGACGCCAATGATGGAGGCCTCTGCTTTGATGAGGACTTCTAA
- a CDS encoding DUF4112 domain-containing protein: MSGALASLVGKRILAESARNHFGQEDPYFEEVPASRLYRAFGKKTRKRQKAIPPGLSENDRRVLTQVKRRAYRLDYCLFNLCGIRFGWGSVIALIPFLGDVGDTALAMMVVKNCEEIDGGLPARLRMIMMINVLIDFVIGLVPFIGDVADAVYKCNTRNAVILEKHLREKGAKVLKAQSRTPEGIIDTSLPEEFDRYDQSASDEPPRYESQAQTGPARPEPARHPKRDRSQKGWFGKSSDRAGDLEAGVADNSQSRV; this comes from the exons ATGTCAGGTGCTCTGGCGTCCTTGGTCGGCAAGAGAATTTTAGCGGAATCAGCGAGGAACCATTTCGGCCAAGAG GATCCCTATTTCGAAGAAGTTCCGGCATCACGACTCTACCGAGCCTTCGGCAAGAAGACACGGAAGAGACAAAAAGCAATTCCTCCAGGCCTCTCTGAGAATGACCGGAGAGTCCTCACACAGGTGAAACGCAGGGCGTACAGACTAGACTACTGCCTATTCAATCTGTGCGGTATTCGCTTTGGCTGGGGCAGTGTTATTGCGCTGATTCCATT CCTCGGTGATGTCGGCGATACCGCCCTTGCCATGATGGTCGTAAAGAACTGCGAGGAGATTGACGGGGGGTTACCAGCACGGCTCaggatgataatgatgatcaATGTGCTGATCGACTTCGTTATCGGTCTGGTCCCATTCATAGGGGACGTTGCAGACGCTGTGTACAAATGTAACACAAGGAACGCTGTCATTCTAGAAAAGCACTTGCGAGAAAAGGGGGCGAAAGTGCTTAAGGCGCAAAGTCGAACTCCGGAAGGGATCATTGATACCAGCCTGCCCGAGGAATTCGACAGATATGACCAGAGTGCCTCGGACGAACCGCCTAGATACGAGAGCCAGGCACAAACGGGACCTGCTAGGCCGGAGCCTGCCAGGCATCCGAAGAGAGACCGGTCGCAGAAAGGGTGGTTTGGTAAATCGTCCGATCGAGCAGGTGACTTGGAGGCTGGAGTGGCGGATAACTCACAATCCCGtgtctga
- a CDS encoding WD40 repeat domain-containing protein produces the protein MAEGSQETEDQSVQVPRASTAPALPAIITTTTVRSRKDGQRNDDNSFTNDSPSVATPGLLRTSQSFPVGSVVSDNASGSSANQQDSKRNARSPIQSNTYGRNSISSPTLYGPSADSSAIDPLSQHIIKRTNTERSIPLKLLGRASYEAEAGGTNDYSPAEQGSIPGNPVLRQRPPKEKKKGVSFLSRIIGGKKKENLSEAEDDVSEPDTFRMDANAAAQPIGFFPKFPPPPKYIRVKTYYKKDKTFSRVFLAQELTDIAAPSNNSVKDATGSTTGTLSGGNTGKAIWALSFSKDGKYLAAAGQDRRVRVWAVIASPDDRKEEGLGEGEETQGADEPPQLKAPVFRTEPIQMYEGHSGSVLDLSWSKNNFLLSSSMDKTVRLWHVSRSECLCCFQHSDFVTSIQFHPRDDRFFLAGSLDTKLRLWSIPDKSVAFVAAVPDMITAIAFTPDGRHSIAGCLNGMCNIYDTDGLKPVGQIHVRSARGRNAKGSKITGIDTITLPRGDPNGEVKLLITSNDSRIRQYNFKDRTLEAKYRGNENTCSQIRASFSDDGKHIICGSEDRRVYVWPTGAVEKDFDKRAVEVFETQSAIVTAAVMAPSKTKQVLGFSDDPVYDICNPPPVTLVSAAEKENARQNRNSDISKLAQESPSYLSRSTHPEGNIIIVADYSGKIRVLRQDCAFQKRRYENWDTHSTFSRRLLRRSNSARHSISSSIGKESSHKTPSERIISWRNSVIGHDTAKREGSRDGTRTRSPSPHTSIPDVSRYSGPVRQFSGGAPADSLSLTVSPPPSAYKSSFDSRRSSVEASKRNAEDVRMVPTARTIVAKGKDKDNPLWLQGQQSYAFWNKITHDALAAQNKTPSQSRDSNRLSVPGRKFSMASALSSDYGSSNGEGDEGDVLRCDNCQGTNFRATKSRTGKQKLICVRCHRPIS, from the exons ATGGCGGAGGGTTCGCAGGAGACGGAAGATCAAAGTGTCCAGGTGCCGCGCGCTTCGACAGCCCCCGCGTTGCCCGCAATtatcaccaccaccactgtGCGCAGTCGCAAGGATGGCCAACGCAATGACGATAACAGCTTTACGAATGATAGTCCCAGTGTTGCGACACCAGGACTTTTAAGGACTTCGCAGTCTTTCCCTGTCG GTTCTGTCGTGTCCGATAATGCATCAGGCTCAAGCGCAAATCAGCAAGATTCGAAAAGGAATGCCCGATCGCCGATTCAGAGTAATACCTATGGCAGAAATTCCATTTCCTCCCCGACGCTCTACGGGCCCAGCGCAGATTCGAGCGCGATCGACCCGCTGTCGCAA CATATCATTAAGCGCACCAATACCGAACGATCGATTCCTCTGAAACTCCTTGGTAGAGCATCATATGAAGCGGAAGCTGGCGGAACGAACGACTACTCTCCAGCTGAGCAGGGCTCGATCCCGGGGAATCCTGTATTACGCCAGAGACCTCCCAAAGAGAAAAA GAAAGGAGTATCGTTCCTCAGTCGGATAATCGGAggcaaaaagaaagagaatctATCTGAAGCAGAGGACGATGTCTCGGAACCGGACACCTTCCGCATGGATGCCAACGCCGCGGCACAACCGATAGGCTTCTTTCCCAAGTTTCCCCCTCCGCCAAAGTACATCAGGGTGAAGACATATtacaagaaagacaaaacGTTCAGTAGGGTTTTTCTCGCGCAGGAATTGACTGACATAGCGGCACCCTCGAACAACTCGGTAAAGGATGCAACGGGATCGACGACAGGCACCCTAAGCGGCGGCAATACTGGAAAAGCAATATGGGCGTTATCATTCTCGAAGGATGGCAAATATTTAGCGGCAGCAGGTCAAGACAGGAGGGTGCGCGTTTGGGCCGTCATTGCTTCACCGGATGATCGTAAAGAAGAAGGACTCGGTGAAGGCGAAGAAACTCAAGGTGCGGACGAGCCTCCGCAGTTGAAGGCGCCTGTCTTTAGGACTGAGCCGATCCAAATGTACGAAGGTCACAGTGGGAGCGTGTTGGACCTGAGTTGGAGTAAG AATAACTTTCTACTGTCTTCCTCAATGGACAAGACTGTCCGCCTGTGGCATGTGTCAAGGTCGGAATGTCTCTGCTGCTTTCAGCACAGTGATTTCGTTACTTCTATCCAGTTCCACCCCCGTGACGATCGGTTTTTCCTTGCGGGGTCTCTCGACACTAAACTCCGTCTCTGGAGCATTCCGGACAAAAGCGTGGCGTTCGTCGCGGCGGTCCCAGATATGATCACAGCGATCGCTTTCACCCCTGATGGTAGGCACTCAATTGCTGGTTGTCTCAATGGTATGTGCAACATATACGACACGGATGGGTTGAAGCCAGTTGGGCAGATACACGTCCGATCCGCGCGAGGCCGCAACGCCAAAGGCAGTAAGATAACAGGCATTGATACCATTACTTTACCTCGTGGCGACCCCAACGGTGAGGTCAAGCTTCTGATCACAAGTAACGATTCACGGATACGACAGTACAACTTTAAGGATAGGACACTGGAGGCGAAATATCGCGGCAACGAGAACACATGCAGTCAGATCCGTGCCTCCTTTAGTGACGACGGCAAGCATATCATTTGCGGGAGTGAAGATCGGCGGGTATATGTTTGGCCTACGGGTGCCGTGGAGAAGGACTTCGATAAGCGTGCTGTTGAAGTTTTTGAAACACAGTCCGCTATTGTCACCGCAGCTGTAATGGCTCCGTCGAAGACAAAGCAGGTCCTGGGCTTTTCCGACGACCCAGTGTACGACATCTGCAATCCACCACCGGTGACCTTGGTGAGCGCcgcagagaaggaaaatgCTCGCCAAAATCGCAACTCCGACATTAGTAAGCTAGCGCAGGAATCCCCATCATATCTCTCCCGTTCAACGCACCCGGAaggcaacatcatcatcgtcgccgatTATTCGGGCAAAATCAGAGTTCTGCGGCAAGACTGCGCGTTCCAAAAGCGCCGCTACGAGAATTGGGACACCCATTCCACCTTTTCCAGGAGACTGTTGCGCCGATCCAATTCAGCTCGCCATAgcatttcctcttcaatcGGGAAGGAGTCGTCTCACAAGACACCTTCAGAGCGCATTATCTCTTGGCGCAACTCGGTCATAGGGCACGACACAGCGAAGCGTGAAGGCTCTCGTGATGGAACGAGGACTCGGAGCCCGTCTCCCCACACGTCTATACCCGATGTCTCACGTTACTCAGGTCCAGTGCGTCAGTTTTCAGGCGGAGCACCTGCTGATTCTCTGTCTCTCACTGTGTCTCCACCGCCATCTGCATACAAGTCGTCGTTTGATAGTCGACGGTCTAGTGTAGAAGCCTCCAAGCGGAACGCTGAGGACGTTAGAATGGTCCCGACCGCGAGGACAATAGTCGCCAAGGgaaaggacaaggacaaccCTTTGTGGTTACAGGGCCAACAAAGTTATGCGTTCTGGAACAAAATCACCCATGATGCGCTGGCAGCGCAGAACAAAACCCCATCTCAGTCTCGGGATTCGAACAGGTTATCTGTTCCAGGACGCAAATTCAGTATGGCCAGCGCTTTGAGCAGTGATTACGGCTCCTCTAATGGAGAGGGAGATGAGGGAGATGTGCTCAGGTGTGATAACTGCCAAGGGACGAACTTTCGAGCAACCAAGTCGCGGACAGGCAAGCAGAAATTGATCTGCGTGCGCTGTCATCGACCTATCAGCTAA
- a CDS encoding pseudouridine synthase PUS4 produces the protein MGFRRGFRLFRTTMSGEKIYEGVFAVHKPQGVTSADVIRTLQHHFNPSKLFKPWLEEERARRNRESSYQRNRRRSRRLDVKIGHGGTLDPLATGVLVTGVGKGTKSLNDFLGCTKTYETVVLFGAETDTYDKLGKIVRRAPYEHITREAVEKALEQFRGKIMQRPPIFSALKVQGKKLYEYAREGKEPPIEIQSRPVEVSDLRILEWYEPGTHEYEWPREEAAGEEKEVAERLLAKDDTLPVAPAAETEVPAEDSGEQETSTGTKRKTPPPAEEPAKDEEDAPSATDTELAPSAAKKQKITANGDSAPAQDELSDGSSETVTASANEPSPQPPAVKITMTVSSGFYVRSLAHDLGKALGSCGLMSSLIRTRQADFELESDKVLEYKDLEAGEDVWGPKVKRFLEEWEKKRAEANTK, from the exons ATGGGATTCCGTCGCGGCTTCAGATTATTTCGTACCACAATGTCTGGAGAAAAAATCTACGAAGGCGTCTTCG CCGTCCACAAGCCTCAAGGTGTCACATCGGCCGATGTCATCCGAACCCTTCAGCACCATTTTAACCCCTCCAAGCTCTTCAAGCCCTGGCTCGAAGAGGAGCGCGCGCGACGGAACAGAGAGAGCAGCTACCAGCGCAACAGGCGCCGCTCGAGGCGCCTGGACGTCAAAATCGGACATGGAGGTACCCTCGACCCATTGGCGACTGGCGTGCTAGTCACGGGTGTGGGCAAGGGTACGAAAAGCCTCAACGACTTCCTAGGGTGCACGAAGACATACGAAACAGTCGTGCTTTTCGGAGCTGAGACAGACACCTACGACAAGCTGGGGAAGATCGTCCGACGGGCTCCGTACGAGCACATCACTCGGGAGGCGGTTGAGAAGGCGCTCGAGCAGTTCAGAGGGAAGATCATGCAGCGTCCGCCTATTTTCTCGGCGCTGAAGGTCCAGGGGAAGAAGCTTTACGAGTATGCACGGGAAGGCAAGGAGCCTCCGATTGAGATCCAGTCACGCCCCGTGGAAGTGAGCGATCTGCGCATCCTCGAGTGGTACGAGCCTGGCACCCACGAATACGAGTGGCCCAGGGAAGAGGCTGCCggtgaggagaaggaagTTGCGGAAAGGCTTCTGGCGAAGGATGATACCCTACCCGTAGCTCCGGCCGCTGAGACCGAAGTCCCGGCAGAGGATAGCGGAGAACAGGAGACATCAACAGGTACAAAACGTAAGACACCGCCGCCTGCTGAGGAGCCCGCAaaagacgaggaggacgcTCCTTCTGCCACTGATACCGAGCTCGCTCCATCGGCGgcgaagaaacagaaaatcaCCGCCAATGGCGACTCAGCGCCGGCGCAGGATGAGCTCTCAGATGGTTCCTCGGAAACAGTTACCGCGTCAGCAAATGAACCCTCCCCTCAACCTCCTGCTGTGAAAATCACCATGACCGTCTCGTCTGGTTTCTACGTTCGCTCCTTGGCGCATGATCTCGGCAAGGCCCTCGGTAGCTGTGGTCTGATGAGCTCGCTCATCCGAACGCGCCAAGCGGATTTCGAGCTGGAGTCCGACAAGGTCCTCGAGTATAAAGATCTCGAAGCTGGCGAGGATGTTTGGGGTCCGAAAGTCAAACGATTCCTGGAGGagtgggagaagaagagagcgGAAGCGAACACCAAATAA
- a CDS encoding putative mitochondrial oxaloacetate transporter (Oac) yields the protein MIGDVGSKTANQQYGIDLSAAMHLRLRPWLCWSPYLILATISTILFLRCSINFRALSTACRNHSSVAMSTTTGAFIAGGIAACGAVTVTHSFETVKIRLQLQGELQAKSEAVKKYKGVFHGVKVILQNEGPRGLFRGIGSAYIYQILLNGCRLGFYEPLRKGITTAVYKDPQVQSLGINVFSGAASGIIGAAAGSPFFLVKTRLQSYSPFLPVGTQHEYRNSFDGLRKIYMSEGVGGLYRGVGAAMVRTGFGSSVQLPTYFFAKRRLVKHLGMEDGPGLHLASSTVSGFVVCCVMHPPDTVMSRMYNQTGNLYKGAFDCLFKTIRKEGILAIYKGYFAHLARILPHTILTLSLAEQTNKLMRRFEDRFLPQSIKARV from the exons ATGATCGGAGACGTCGGTAGTAAAACGGCCAATCAGCAATACGGAATTGATCTCTCCGCCGCGATGCATCTTAGATTGCGACCATGGCTGTGTTGGTCGCCTTATCTT ATTCTAGCCACCATCTCCACTATTCTGTTCCTTCGTTGCTCCATAAATTTTCGGGCGTTGTCAACCGCTTGCAGGAATCATTCTTCAGTCGCTATGTCGACGACAACAGG GGCATTCATTGCTGGGGGTATTGCAGCATGCGGTGCGGTAACAGTAACTCATAGTTTTGAGACCGTGAAGATTCG GTTACAGCTGCAGGGAGAACTTCAGGCGAAAAGCGAGGCCGTCAAGAAATACAAGGGCGTTTTCCATGGAGTTAAGGTCATTTTGCAAAACGAAGGTCCTCGCGGGCTGTTCCGGGGAATCGGCTCGGCT TACATCTACCAAATTCTGCTCAATGGCTGTCGTTTGGGCTTCTATGAGCCGCTGCGCAAGGGTATCACGACCGCTGTCTACAAGGATCCGCAGGTTCAATCCCTCGGTATCAATGTCTTCTCAGGCGCCGCGTCCGGCATCATCGGTGCAGCAGCTGGGTCACCGTTCTTCCTCGTGAAAACTCGTTTGCAGTCTTATTCTCCCTTCCTTCCCGTGGGCACGCAGCACGAATATCGAAACTCTTTTGATGGTTTGCGAAAAATCTACATGTCCGAGGGCGTGGGCGGTCTCTACCGGGGCGTTGGAGCAGCTATGGTTCGCACTGGTTTCGGCAGCTCCGTCCAGCTTCCCACCTATTTCTTCGCAAAGCGACGCTTGGTGAAGCACctggggatggaggatggTCCGGGCCTTCATCTAGCCAGTAGTACCGTATCTGGCTTCGTAGTCTGCTGTGTCATGCACCCTCCCG ACACGGTTATGTCCAGGATGTACAACCAGACTGGTAATCTTTACAAGGGAGCATTTGATTGCCTCTTCAAGACTATCCGAAAGGAGGGTATACTTGCGATCTACAAGGGCTACTTTGCCCATCTGGCTCGTATCTTGCCTCATACC ATATTGACTCTCAGTCTGGCTGAGCAGACCAATAAATTGATGCGCAGATTCGAAGACCGGTTTCTTCCCCAGTCGATAAAGGCACGTGTCTAG
- a CDS encoding 2-oxo-4-hydroxy-4-carboxy-5-ureidoimidazoline decarboxylase, producing the protein MSPSLPSISSLPALSQDEQFRALDTLFEPSPELHTLMAPVLSNQTFSSYNSLIDAVGGRMSALSPKNSPTDDKILTGIMGSHPRLGRPKAADTEHMSELSKREQANLNTGSEAQAEKLRLLNVEYEERFPGLRFVTFVNGRSRDVIMEEMRRRIERGDIERERQETIQAMCDIAKDRAKKLEQSSLD; encoded by the exons ATGTCTCCCAGCCTTCCTTCAATCTCATCACTACCGGCTCTATCACAGGATGAGCAATTCAGAGCTCTCGATACCCTCTTTGAGCCATCTCCAGAACTCCACACGCTGATGGCTCCGGTCCTATCCAACCAGACTTTCTCCTCGTATAACAGTCTCATCGATGCAGTAGGGGGCCGGATGTCTGCACTCTCCCCTAAAAATTCTCCCACCGACGATAAAATCCTCACGGGAATCATGGGGTCGCACCCTCGCCTTGGACGGCCTAAAGCTGCAGATACAGAACATATGAGCGAGCTCAGCAAGAGAGAGCAGGCCAATCTGAATACAGGGTCAGAAGCACAAGCGGAGAAATTGAGACTACTCAATGTCGAGTATGAGGAGAGATTTCCAGGACTGAGATTTGT AACGTTTGTCAatggaagaagcagagacgTCATCATGGAGGAAATGCGCCGGAGGATTGAAAGGGGCGATATCGAGCGAGAAAGACAAGAGACCATTCAG GCAATGTGTGATATAGCCAAAGATCGAGCTAAGAAACTGGAGCAGTCATCCTTGGATTGA
- a CDS encoding WD-repeat containing protein SWD2, producing the protein MLEAQQQPQAPSQPQAPMQTQKVSDIIRSFRPAKAFKGSKQEPSNYVTSLDFDDQGDYLVASGDDETIQVFDIKEGKSTKSVPSKKYGAHLARFTHHSRQVLHASTKVDDSLRLLDLHNEGYVRYFSGHTDKVTCLALSPGSDAFISCSKDDTVVLWDLSSRNAQGKLKLATPYLVAFDPSASVIAIASQSTSSVLLYDFRNYDKAPFSTFDLAPYEERYTPSTRGRAWTRLEFSNDGKHLMVGTDFHGHFILDAFEGNIKAFLLGKNGSPGRAAPVSTTGKPLGQGDACFTPDGRYVLGGSGDQSDVLVWDMQQTPDANSLLQPMTKLPNRGRTAVLEYNPRYNMLATADKEVVFWLPEENSRSGEK; encoded by the exons ATGTTGGAAGCCCAGCAGCAACCCCAGGCGCCGTCGCAGCCTCAGGCTCCGATGCAGACTCAGAAAGTGTCTGATATAATTCGTAGCTTTCGCCCTGCAAAG GCGTTCAAAGGATCGAAGCAAGAACCCTCCAACTATGTAACTTCATTGGATTTCGATGATCAGGGCGACTACCTGGTGGCTTCAGGCGACGACGAGACGATCCAGGTTTTCGATATTAAAGAGGGCAAATCTACAAAATCAGTCCCCAGCAAAAAATATGGTGCCCATTTAGCGAGATTCACGCATCATTCTCGTCAAGTCCTTCACGCGAGCACGAAGGTCGATG ATTCTCTTCGACTACTGGACCTTCACAATGAGGGCTACGTGCGTTACTTCTCTGGTCATACCGACAAAGTCACCTGCTTGGCACTATCTCCTGGCAGCGACGCCTTTATCTCATGCTCGAAAGATGACACCGTTGTCCTCTGGGATCTTAGCTCGAGGAATGCGCAGGGGAAGTTGAAATTGGCCACGCCTTATCTGGTTGCTTTCGATCCCTCTGCTTCCGTGATCGCTATTGCTTCACAATCTACCTCGTCAGTCCTTCTATACGATTTTCGCAACTATGACAAGGCTCCGTTTTCCACCTTCGATCTCGCGCCGTACGAAGAAAGATACACTCCTTCTACACGTGGAAGAGCGTGGACTCGCCTTGAATTCTCAAATGATGGAAAACACTTGATGGTTGGGACGGATTTTCATGGGCATTTCATTCTCGACGCCTTTGAAGGCAATATCAAGGCGTTCCTGCTCGGCAAGAACGGATCACCTGGCAGAGCAGCTCCTGTCTCAACAACTGGAAAACCACTTGGTCAGGGGGATGCATGCTTTACCCCGGACGGACGATATGTTCTGGGCGGCTCCGGCGACCAGTCAGATGTTCTTGTATGGGATATGCAGCAGACACCGGATGCCAATTCCCTCCTGCAGCCAATGACCAAACTACCAAACCGTGGTCGCACCGCCGTACTAGAATACAACCCACGGTACAACATGCTTGCTACGGCCGATAAGGAGGTGGTCTTTTGGCTTCCAGAAGAAAATTCGCGGTCCGGTGAAAAATAA